In one window of Helianthus annuus cultivar XRQ/B chromosome 17, HanXRQr2.0-SUNRISE, whole genome shotgun sequence DNA:
- the LOC110922326 gene encoding transcription factor ILR3, which yields MDIDQVVDQNSNWFFDYAFMDDISALAFTSVPALSTEVESSFIEFEGHKGTGSRKRLKCEAINECGSKAGREKMRRDRMNERFMELGSMLEPGRPLKTDKTAILSDAIRMIKQLQDDAEKLNQSNADLNEKIKELKAEKTELRDEKQRLKVEKDKLEQQVKSINGGQPGYLAHPAAMRAAFAAQDQAVGNKLMPFVSYPSVAMWQFMPSSVVDTTQDHVLRPPVA from the exons ATGGATATCGATCAAGTCGTCGACCAAAACTCCAACTGGTTCTTCGATTACGCCTTCATGGATGATATCTCCGCCCTTGCTTTTACCTCGGTTCCTGCTCTAAG TACCGAGGTTGAAAGCTCGTTTATCGAATTTGAAGGCCATAAGGGGACGGGATCACGAAAACG GTTAAAGTGTGAAGCTATCAATGAATGTGGATCTAAAGCCGGCCGAGAGAAAATGCGCAGAGATAGGATGAATGAGAG GTTTATGGAATTGGGTTCGATGTTGGAGCCTGGAAGACCGCTAAAAACTGACAAGACTGCTATCCTTAGCGATGCTATTCGAATGATAAAACAGCTACAAGATGATGCAGAGAAACTCAATCAGTCAAATGCTGATCTGAATGAAAAAATCAAGGAATTAAag GCTGAGAAGACCGAGCTACGTGATGAGAAGCAGAGGCTGAAAGTCGAGAAAGACAAGCTGGAACAACAAGTTAAATCCATCAACGGCGGTCAACCAGGCTATCTAGCTCATCCAGCGGCCATGCGGGCTGCATTTGCTGCACAAGATCAAGCTGTTGGAAACAAGTTGATGCCTTTTGTTAGTTATCCAAGTGTTGCCATGTGGCAGTTCATGCCATCTTCTGTGGTTGACACAACACAGGATCATGTCCTTCGACCTCCGGTTGCTTGA